In Mytilus edulis chromosome 13, xbMytEdul2.2, whole genome shotgun sequence, a single window of DNA contains:
- the LOC139500885 gene encoding protein toll-like, translating to MSFMQYMFNCNNETFNVNEILLGQCIGTINQQTLRKIFPELQTLEVLNCDITNTVEFPWSIRDAFLPYNLSRSEYLHHHISTSYHLNIPYNMFRRQLSLTNNGLTTGRNIQLSRRLHFFRISKNNISFFDENIFENVKGLQVIILTELGLQEIREQTFSRQTELLYLDLSKNKLSDLPPGVFSRLSSLTFLRLSHNCLSVLPKQFLFYLNKLISLDLGYNKILAIGIEVLPVNSVALQRIILDNNPIIEFPIILLYIRGLGTIDLSFTNISFQNMNFLENIDKAALVRSVEQSSSSMEKNYLQTRINWRKINLLQTNVTGFFITNNTSSHAKDVLLIILKHYKFEFTMKSFKCYSDIMPFNEFMQNLYDSGVWKGDEYFYNDWICKLPSQLKERKVLTLKAEETYSILSFYECPNLCECYIREAFNVTIVNCRHKKLERLPKRMPTGMLDLWLENNNISKLTVRKYLGNIRQLIMSNNQLVKIESEVFTKMINLKMLKLDNNLLIRIPERINELKIDNVNLENNPFACDCHALWFKKWLKRNSYIIDNLREVTCFNENHQEAQQIVNFKDYKFVCKEGTIYKSYVTPVVVGTALLIIVGIIAIIVMYFREEIKVLLYVTFELHPFDRRKCDLREKIDLAIIHSKDSEEFVEEKLVLPLKRMQFVICSVAHDFIAGNSLQENVSSVVLQSKHVLLILSDDMMSNTVLMDYTWAECQNKIKVSRANFLMVTNVTKMTEFPALNKDIQKHLKLHNHLNCTSALFLSKIKYILRSYPKNTLGTSPDNLMVDGPSKLVSFNRELITNDSEHDLFFCYSSDERDYCQNNLIPRLERESYRICTPDSHFHPGVCILTNIGLAVESSSHTIFVTSSFNSFDDLQLFVFQRAIEKTRLQKYNHLIVVFMRMDASGTEDRDVKDYLNSYAYLEVRDRYFFSRLKRALRPQLNVDLSDIHIVSTQM from the coding sequence ATGAGTTTTATGCAGTATATGTTCAATTGTAACAATGAAACATTCAACGTAAACGAGATTTTGTTAGGTCAGTGTATTGGAACTATTAATCAACAAACGCTTCGCAAAATATTTCCCGAACTACAGACATTAGAGGTACTGAATTGTGATATAACAAACACAGTGGAATTTCCGTGGTCGATACGTGATGCTTTTCTCCCATATAACTTATCAAGGTCTGAGTATCTACATCATCATATTAGTACTTCCTACCATCTTAACATTCCATACAACATGTTTCGGAGGCAGCTATCGTTAACTAATAATGGACTTACGACAGGAAGGAACATACAATTAAGTCGTAGGTTGCACTTCTTCAGAATTTCCAAAAACAACATTTCcttttttgatgaaaatatttttgaaaatgttaaagGACTACAAGTTATCATATTAACTGAACTTGGATTACAAGAAATAAGGGAACAAACTTTTTCAAGACAAACTGAATTACTGTACCTTGATCTTAGTAAAAATAAACTTAGTGATTTACCGCCTGGAGTGTTTAGTCGGTTATCAAGCCTTACATTTCTACGTTTATCACATAACTGTTTAAGCGTGTTACCGAAACAATTTCTCTTTTACCTTAATAAACTGATTTCTTTAGATCTGGGATATAATAAAATACTTGCAATTGGTATCGAAGTTCTACCTGTGAACAGTGTAGCATTGCAAAGAATCATTTTGGATAACAATCCAATTATAGAATTCCCGATTATATTACTGTATATAAGAGGCTTAGGAACAATTGATctttcttttacaaatatatcttttcaaaatatgaattttCTTGAAAACATTGATAAGGCTGCACTAGTAAGAAGTGTTGAGCAATCCAGTAGCTCGATGGAGAAAAACTATTTACAAACAAGAATCAATTGGAGAAAAATTAACCTACTGCAAACTAATGTTACTGGGTTCTTTATTACAAATAATACAAGCTCACATGCCAAAGATGTGTTGTTGATAATATTGAAGCATTACAAATTCGAATTTACAATGAAATCTTTTAAATGTTATTCTGATATAATGCCGTTTAATGAATTTATGCAAAATTTGTATGACAGTGGAGTTTGGAAAGGAGATGAATATTTCTACAACGATTGGATATGCAAATTACCATCACAACTCAAAGAAAGAAAAGTACTTACACTCAAAGCAGAAGAGACCTATTCAATACTCAGTTTTTATGAATGCCCAAATTTATGTGAGTGTTATATTCGTGAGGCATTTAATGTTACCATAGTAAATTGCaggcataaaaaacttgaaaGGCTCCCGAAAAGAATGCCGACTGGAATGTTGGATCTATGGTTAGAAAATAATAACATTTCAAAACTAACCGTACGGAAATATTTAGGAAATATACGACAACTTATTATGTCAAACAATCAGTTAGTTAAAATTGAGTCAGAAGTTTTCACTAAAATGattaatttgaaaatgttgaaaCTTGACAATAATCTTTTGATTCGCATCCCAGAAAGGATAAACGAACTAAAAATAGATAACGTAAACTTGGAAAACAATCCATTTGCTTGTGACTGTCATGCTTTGTGGTTTAAAAAATGGCTTAAAAGGAATAGCTATATAATTGACAACTTACGTGAAGTAACTTGTTTCAATGAAAACCACCAGGAGGCGCAACAAATAGTTAACTTCAAAGATTACaaatttgtttgtaaagaagGAACAATATATAAATCATATGTAACTCCCGTTGTTGTTGGAACCGCATTGCTAATTATTGTAGGCATTATAGCGATTATAGTAATGTACTTTAGAGAAGAGATCAAAGTTCTCCTCTACGTAACTTTTGAACTTCACCCTTTTGATCGACGGAAGTGTGATCTAAGAGAAAAGATAGACCTTGCAATAATTCACTCTAAAGACTCAGAGGAATTTGTGGAAGAAAAACTGGTATTGCCCCTTAAACGAATGCAATTCGTTATTTGTAGTGTTGCACACGATTTTATTGCTGGTAATTCTTTGCAGGAAAATGTGTCTTCAGTAGTATTGCAAAGCAAACATGTTCTGCTTATATTATCCGATGATATGATGTCAAATACAGTATTAATGGATTATACATGGGCAGAgtgtcaaaataaaattaaagtaagCAGAGCTAATTTTCTGATGGTAACAAACGTTACAAAAATGACTGAATTTCCGGCATTGAATAAGGATATTCAAAAGCATTTAAAACTGCATAACCATTTAAATTGCACAAGTGCattatttttaagtaaaataaaatatatattaagatcATATCCAAAGAATACGCTTGGAACTAGTCCAGATAACCTGATGGTTGATGGTCCCTCAAAATTGGTTTCGTTTAATAGGGAGCTAATAACAAACGATAGTGAACATGATTTATTCTTTTGTTATTCAAGCGATGAACGTGATTACTGCCAAAACAACTTAATACCACGACTAGAAAGAGAATCGTACAGAATTTGTACTCCGGATAGTCATTTTCATCCTGGTGTTTGTATATTGACAAATATTGGGCTCGCTGTCGAGTCCTCGTCACATACAATTTTTGTTACTTCTAGTTTTAATTCATTCGATGATTTGCAATTGTTTGTATTTCAAAGGGCAATAGAAAAGACACGTCTTCAAAAGTATAACCATTTAATAGTAGTATTTATGCGAATGGATGCAAGTGGAACGGAAGACAGAGATGTTAAAGATTATCTTAATTCTTATGCATACCTAGAGGTTAGAGACCGATATTTTTTCTCAAGATTGAAACGTGCGTTAAGGCCACAACTAAACGTTGACTTATCGGATATACATATTGTTAGTACACAAATGTAG